From the genome of Ignavibacteriales bacterium, one region includes:
- a CDS encoding threonylcarbamoyl-AMP synthase yields the protein MTDNKMSLMVSIDENFEESINIARELFLNGSIFIYPTDTIYGFGGNPFNKKAIKKISDVKGKTNWRRYIFLISDIEMLKSYADVSSERYLDFLLAIWPNPVSVILKLNSKYQELLQSETGAFRIPNHRFCSKLVSELKMPLVSTSVNRTGSEPMNDPSIIIQEFANDVEAIFYSEKKSFFEASTLIDLSKDEPILIREGKIKFVELMKKLD from the coding sequence ATGACTGACAATAAAATGTCTTTAATGGTTAGCATTGATGAGAATTTTGAAGAGAGTATAAATATTGCGCGAGAACTTTTTCTTAACGGCTCCATTTTTATTTATCCGACCGATACCATTTATGGATTTGGTGGCAATCCTTTTAATAAAAAAGCAATAAAAAAAATTAGTGACGTTAAAGGAAAAACTAATTGGCGGCGATATATTTTTCTTATTTCGGATATTGAAATGTTAAAAAGCTACGCTGATGTAAGCTCAGAAAGATATTTAGATTTTTTGCTAGCAATATGGCCCAATCCTGTTTCCGTAATTCTTAAGTTAAATAGTAAATATCAGGAATTACTTCAATCAGAAACGGGAGCCTTTAGAATTCCAAATCACAGATTTTGTAGTAAATTAGTTAGCGAACTAAAAATGCCGTTAGTATCTACTAGTGTGAACAGAACAGGCAGTGAACCAATGAATGATCCGTCAATAATTATTCAAGAGTTTGCTAATGATGTTGAAGCGATATTTTATTCTGAAAAAAAATCATTTTTTGAAGCTTCTACTCTAATTGATTTAAGCAAAGATGAACCTATTTTAATTCGTGAGGGTAAAATTAAATTTGTGGAATTAATGAAAAAGCTAGATTAA
- a CDS encoding M23 family metallopeptidase produces the protein MKLKKIKRFSIIVVPEETSSEPHTMKISSLKLMTYISIYSVVIFLLGFYIISFTPLSEVLFPYSLRLTDSDKKKVEILNDKVNFLANEIESLKSVNKRLKFAIMLGDSTLLKEPLQIKDSTTKKNLLDGNILNVFKDFIYQITKNQNQEMYFITPAEGFLSRSFNPTKGHNGNDYSMKENSPIFASSGGYVVFADYVTNYGYTIIINHPENYITKYLHCSSLLKKDGDFVRQGELIALSGNSGTESTGPHLHFEIWKDGKPIDPEKVLIKF, from the coding sequence TTGAAACTTAAAAAAATTAAAAGATTCTCAATTATAGTTGTACCGGAAGAAACATCCAGCGAACCACACACTATGAAAATATCATCATTAAAGTTGATGACTTATATTTCAATTTATAGTGTAGTAATATTTTTACTCGGTTTTTACATAATAAGCTTCACTCCACTTAGTGAAGTTCTTTTTCCTTACTCACTCAGATTAACAGATTCTGATAAAAAGAAAGTGGAAATACTAAACGATAAGGTAAATTTTCTAGCAAATGAAATAGAATCTTTAAAATCTGTAAATAAGAGATTAAAATTTGCAATAATGTTAGGTGATTCAACTTTATTAAAAGAACCTTTACAGATAAAAGATTCTACAACTAAAAAAAATCTTCTGGATGGAAATATCTTAAATGTTTTTAAGGATTTTATTTACCAGATTACAAAGAATCAAAATCAGGAAATGTATTTTATCACACCCGCTGAAGGCTTTCTTAGCAGATCTTTTAATCCTACAAAAGGGCACAATGGCAATGACTATTCTATGAAGGAAAATAGTCCTATCTTTGCATCATCTGGCGGTTATGTGGTGTTTGCAGATTATGTTACAAATTATGGATATACAATTATTATAAATCATCCTGAAAACTATATAACTAAATATCTACATTGTTCATCACTGTTAAAAAAAGATGGTGACTTTGTTAGGCAAGGTGAATTGATTGCTTTGAGTGGAAATTCAGGTACGGAATCAACAGGTCCGCATCTTCATTTTGAAATTTGGAAAGATGGAAAACCCATCGATCCTGAAAAAGTGTTAATTAAATTTTAG
- a CDS encoding T9SS type A sorting domain-containing protein, with amino-acid sequence MNIKNSLYRLRFLIILLVIAPLFLGFLGDDKKGTKPYSSQTIYKVGAATDEGGKKGDAYRLYINNINLPMNRKGVIAAVNIPDPVSTVSGAGGKFGGHIFLFSSGFFLSGYSNGTLFANAVASASLVEDYIPGLSGTTGDSRAQLYVVKATDPAFGTSWQDWKDAVDLGADFYDGDGDGLYTPADKNGNAQWDLDEDKPDILGDETVWTVYWDGVPAPQRRYNNVPPLGIEVRQSVFAFASGGAIGNLIFVRYRFKYVGLNDPNEPAQLDSVLFGVWADVDLGTATDDLVGSDVERNSGYTYNNGPDGEYGSNPPCYMIDFFSGPLDYIAGETYVDNNGNNTFDDGIDTPLDTAYSYRGQTIGIKTFPGARNLPIASFIEYINGDPSLNDPDNREAARNYMLGKTRQGDDIDPCSFPYGAVVGGVNCATVDPRFWYSGDPVTNVGWINTTQADSRQMTNTGPFTLFKNEEKEIVVAYVVGQGTDPKNSITVARKIDDGAQTIFNLNFLAPSPPPAPEVTANASEDFIELTWPTEKQFTYSNKTSSWDVQYGGYNVYAFQTFSTSETVNNQPNVKLIQRYQVADSVNNLYYKDGNNGGTFLLYAAAPGENVLDSNIYKDPTTGRIRYRITKDPFTDGPLVKGKPYYFAVTSYGVNHDALVNKSGGDPGRYGDYYLTDQTFVQAVENNKNIQTVLMGEDLYLPPVELINANKISGASNGIVTYDIVSQPDLKDNEYQVTFFKNEATVAYNMFWKLTNTTTGAVLVDSADYYLYNQPDNVTVPLTEGFITKIENQTATLGTPTYSPSSSVWFDDLTGNNALADANGVFYVGKDIPDGTGVFGFRNRQSDYITADKLRKVELRFGTTGKAYRYLNNYLGTSNLQRVNAYSYAGAVTAADTVGKGTVGNWNTVDDRANGFVDVPFTAWVVDEKFPGDTRQLTVGFVERRNVATYPNGTPDGIWDPTDSLNLSGEIIMIFDAPYDPNGAQVEYTGGVFNTPGGPVTVWSDLLRSTGGLQPIPADAIGITEEQKSIFLSPMFNAMYVVGLQRRDASSFYSNGDKLTLPLDIYPYTSDDVYKFNVVKDILSEDQARGLFEKVNVFPNPLYGYNPYTAYNNLAADDPFVTFTNLPNEEITVKIYSLSGQLLRTLVKDPNSTSPFLNWNLQNESGLRVASGLYLAIVQSPKYGDKVLKFSIIMPQKQLPRF; translated from the coding sequence ATGAATATTAAAAATAGTTTGTACCGATTACGTTTCCTTATAATCCTACTGGTAATTGCACCTTTATTTTTAGGATTTTTGGGCGATGATAAAAAAGGTACTAAACCCTATAGTTCACAAACGATATATAAAGTTGGTGCAGCCACTGATGAAGGCGGTAAAAAGGGTGATGCATACAGATTATACATCAATAATATAAACCTGCCAATGAATAGAAAGGGAGTTATTGCCGCTGTTAATATTCCTGATCCAGTTTCAACTGTGTCTGGTGCAGGTGGAAAATTTGGTGGGCATATATTCTTATTCTCCAGTGGCTTTTTTCTAAGTGGTTATTCAAACGGTACGCTGTTTGCCAATGCTGTTGCTTCCGCTTCATTAGTTGAAGATTATATCCCTGGATTATCTGGAACAACAGGCGATTCGAGAGCACAATTATATGTAGTAAAAGCAACTGATCCTGCATTTGGTACTTCTTGGCAGGATTGGAAAGATGCTGTTGATTTAGGAGCTGATTTCTATGATGGTGATGGTGATGGGTTGTACACTCCAGCTGATAAAAATGGAAATGCTCAGTGGGATCTTGATGAAGATAAACCTGATATTCTTGGTGACGAGACAGTATGGACTGTTTATTGGGATGGAGTTCCGGCTCCTCAAAGAAGATATAACAACGTACCACCTCTTGGTATTGAAGTAAGACAATCAGTATTTGCTTTTGCATCCGGTGGAGCAATTGGAAATTTAATCTTTGTCCGCTATAGATTTAAATATGTTGGTTTAAACGATCCGAATGAGCCAGCACAATTAGATAGCGTACTTTTTGGAGTTTGGGCGGATGTTGATTTAGGTACTGCCACAGATGACTTGGTAGGAAGTGATGTTGAGCGAAATTCAGGTTATACATACAATAATGGGCCAGATGGGGAATATGGATCTAATCCACCCTGTTACATGATTGACTTTTTCTCCGGTCCTTTGGATTATATTGCCGGAGAGACTTACGTTGATAACAATGGTAATAATACTTTTGACGACGGGATAGATACCCCTTTAGATACTGCTTATAGTTATAGGGGTCAAACTATTGGAATAAAAACATTTCCCGGAGCAAGGAATTTGCCGATCGCCTCTTTTATAGAATATATTAATGGAGATCCATCGTTAAACGATCCTGATAACCGTGAAGCTGCAAGAAATTATATGCTTGGTAAAACAAGACAGGGTGATGATATAGATCCGTGCTCATTCCCATACGGTGCAGTTGTTGGTGGTGTTAATTGTGCCACGGTTGATCCACGATTCTGGTATTCAGGCGATCCTGTTACCAATGTTGGCTGGATAAATACCACTCAAGCTGATTCAAGACAAATGACGAATACAGGACCTTTTACTTTATTTAAAAATGAGGAGAAAGAGATTGTTGTAGCATATGTTGTAGGTCAGGGAACGGATCCGAAAAATTCAATTACTGTAGCTAGAAAAATTGATGATGGTGCGCAAACTATTTTTAACCTAAACTTTTTAGCACCTTCTCCACCTCCAGCACCAGAGGTAACTGCTAATGCCAGTGAGGATTTTATTGAACTTACCTGGCCAACAGAAAAACAGTTTACTTATTCAAATAAAACAAGTTCTTGGGATGTTCAGTATGGTGGTTATAATGTTTATGCATTTCAGACGTTCAGTACATCTGAAACCGTTAATAATCAACCTAATGTAAAGTTAATTCAAAGATATCAAGTTGCTGATTCTGTCAATAACCTATATTACAAAGATGGCAACAATGGTGGAACATTCCTTCTATATGCTGCTGCACCCGGGGAAAATGTTCTGGATTCAAATATTTATAAAGACCCTACAACAGGCAGAATTAGATATAGAATTACTAAAGATCCATTTACTGATGGACCTCTTGTAAAAGGGAAGCCATATTATTTTGCGGTTACCTCCTATGGTGTTAATCACGACGCATTGGTTAATAAATCTGGAGGTGATCCCGGCAGATATGGTGATTATTATTTAACTGACCAAACTTTTGTTCAGGCAGTTGAAAATAACAAGAATATTCAGACCGTTTTAATGGGTGAAGATTTATATCTTCCACCAGTAGAACTAATAAATGCTAATAAAATATCAGGTGCTTCTAATGGAATTGTTACTTATGATATTGTAAGTCAACCTGATTTAAAAGACAATGAATATCAAGTAACATTCTTCAAAAATGAAGCAACAGTTGCCTATAATATGTTCTGGAAGTTAACTAATACAACTACTGGTGCGGTATTGGTTGATTCAGCTGACTATTATCTGTACAATCAACCAGATAATGTTACCGTTCCGCTAACCGAAGGGTTTATTACTAAAATTGAAAATCAAACTGCTACATTAGGAACACCAACATATTCACCATCTTCATCTGTTTGGTTTGATGATCTTACAGGTAACAATGCATTGGCCGATGCTAACGGTGTGTTTTACGTTGGAAAAGATATTCCTGATGGCACAGGTGTTTTTGGTTTTAGAAATAGACAATCAGATTATATTACAGCAGATAAATTAAGAAAAGTTGAATTGCGATTTGGAACAACAGGAAAAGCTTACCGATATCTTAATAATTATCTTGGAACCTCGAACTTACAGCGCGTAAATGCTTACTCTTATGCTGGGGCAGTAACTGCTGCTGATACCGTTGGTAAAGGAACTGTCGGCAATTGGAATACAGTGGATGACAGAGCCAACGGGTTTGTTGATGTACCATTTACAGCATGGGTAGTAGATGAAAAGTTCCCTGGTGATACAAGACAATTAACTGTTGGTTTTGTAGAAAGAAGAAATGTTGCAACTTATCCAAACGGTACTCCCGATGGAATTTGGGATCCAACAGATTCTCTAAATCTATCAGGTGAAATTATTATGATTTTTGATGCACCTTATGATCCAAATGGCGCACAAGTTGAATATACCGGTGGCGTGTTTAATACACCAGGTGGTCCGGTTACGGTTTGGTCTGATTTGCTTAGATCTACTGGCGGGCTTCAACCAATACCTGCTGATGCTATTGGGATTACTGAAGAACAAAAATCAATATTTTTATCTCCAATGTTTAACGCTATGTATGTTGTTGGATTGCAGAGAAGAGATGCCTCTTCTTTCTATTCAAACGGAGATAAATTGACATTACCATTGGATATTTATCCATACACTTCAGATGATGTCTATAAATTTAATGTTGTAAAAGATATACTTTCGGAAGATCAGGCAAGAGGATTATTTGAGAAGGTAAATGTGTTTCCAAATCCACTATATGGATACAATCCTTACACGGCTTATAATAATCTTGCAGCAGATGATCCGTTTGTAACATTTACAAATCTGCCTAATGAAGAAATAACGGTCAAAATATATTCATTATCAGGTCAATTGTTAAGAACACTTGTTAAAGATCCAAACTCAACTTCACCTTTCTTAAACTGGAATTTGCAAAATGAATCTGGTTTAAGGGTTGCATCCGGGTTATATCTAGCAATTGTTCAATCGCCTAAATACGGAGATAAAGTGTTAAAGTTTTCGATAATTATGCCACAGAAACAATTGCCCAGATTTTAA
- a CDS encoding GWxTD domain-containing protein, with protein sequence MKKFIFILLAFSFPIFSQTNFDFEFDFAQFGYDSASNYVEFYYSFNQSSLTVGTENSTNIIEGILKIFIKDDISGDTIVFNQWKLKHDILDTTAANSQVLVGTLGFIIPQGSFSCDVTGSDVNDTEKIRVIHENFNVIPFLKNSLSFSDIQLASKMIQGSSNTNSIFYKNSYEVIPIPNVVFGKSQPALFFYTEIYNLQDTLLKSDLIRMNQLLYNSKGKLIKDKSKYLSRNSNTRVEVGSLILTSYPTDTYTLVLALIDSVGNTGISTAKKFYIYNPDVIVMDTFEVSTTAVLSSTFGSMSEEELDDLFDKSKYLASKNDIDKFKKLSKIDGKREFMFEFWKNRDAESGLNENEYFRNYMQRVNISNERYSSMGKKGWKTDRGRIFLLYGEPTEIERYPNQLDTRPYEIWQYTDVEGGVFFIFADITGFSDYTLINSTKRGELRDDNWQRRIVIN encoded by the coding sequence ATGAAAAAATTTATTTTTATACTACTCGCCTTTAGTTTTCCAATATTTTCTCAAACCAACTTTGATTTTGAATTTGATTTCGCTCAATTCGGGTACGATTCAGCATCAAATTATGTTGAATTTTACTACTCGTTCAATCAATCATCATTAACTGTTGGAACAGAAAACTCCACTAATATTATTGAAGGTATTCTAAAAATATTTATTAAAGATGATATAAGTGGTGATACAATAGTTTTCAATCAATGGAAGTTAAAGCACGATATTCTTGATACAACTGCTGCAAACAGCCAAGTTTTAGTTGGTACACTTGGATTTATTATTCCGCAGGGTAGTTTTTCTTGTGATGTAACAGGTTCAGATGTTAATGATACGGAAAAAATAAGAGTGATCCATGAAAATTTTAATGTGATTCCATTTTTAAAAAACTCACTAAGCTTTAGTGATATTCAATTGGCTTCAAAAATGATTCAAGGAAGTTCAAACACGAATTCAATTTTTTATAAAAACTCTTATGAGGTTATTCCTATCCCGAATGTAGTATTTGGAAAATCTCAGCCAGCTTTGTTTTTTTACACAGAGATTTATAATCTTCAGGATACATTGTTGAAAAGTGATTTAATAAGAATGAACCAATTGCTTTATAACAGCAAAGGTAAACTTATTAAAGACAAATCTAAGTATCTTTCAAGAAATTCAAATACTCGTGTTGAAGTTGGTTCTCTAATTCTAACATCGTATCCAACGGACACATATACTCTTGTTTTAGCTTTGATTGATAGCGTTGGAAATACAGGCATATCGACCGCTAAAAAGTTTTATATTTATAATCCGGATGTAATCGTAATGGATACGTTTGAGGTTTCAACTACGGCAGTTTTAAGCTCAACTTTTGGCTCGATGTCTGAAGAAGAACTGGATGATCTTTTTGATAAATCAAAATATCTCGCTTCTAAAAATGATATTGATAAGTTTAAGAAATTATCAAAGATTGATGGTAAAAGAGAATTTATGTTTGAATTTTGGAAAAATAGAGATGCAGAATCTGGATTAAATGAAAATGAGTATTTCAGAAATTATATGCAGCGGGTTAATATTTCTAACGAACGATATTCTTCTATGGGTAAAAAAGGCTGGAAGACCGATAGGGGAAGAATTTTTCTTCTTTACGGAGAACCAACTGAGATTGAAAGATATCCAAATCAGCTAGATACAAGACCATACGAAATATGGCAATACACTGATGTTGAAGGTGGAGTCTTTTTTATTTTTGCTGATATTACCGGATTTTCTGATTATACATTAATTAATTCTACTAAGCGTGGCGAATTACGAGATGATAATTGGCAAAGGCGTATAGTAATTAATTAG
- a CDS encoding PorV/PorQ family protein, whose translation MKKILLIIFAVLLTVSIYPGDKSRRGTTGADQLLVPVGARSISTAGAFVAIVDGVESIYYNPAGLDISPKSEVMFSYMNYIADINMSYLAVGTNLGDFGSVGLSLKSFDVGDIPITTNELPDGTGSTYSPTFLTIGLTYSKTLTDRVSIGTNVKFINETIGNTSANGFAIDAGVQYKFNDNLSIGATINNIGPNMSYAGQDLRVQTGVPGSVIGAPNGTYEVVAEPFQIPSYFQLSLAYQENFDDQNRIKLASTFVANNSLDDAFNFGLEYSYINTLFIRGGYNLYTENSDESIYGFTAGAGVNYEIGSGMAVTFDYAYRDVKEFPTSNHIFTVKLAFQ comes from the coding sequence ATGAAAAAAATATTACTAATAATTTTTGCTGTTTTATTAACAGTATCAATTTACCCCGGCGATAAATCGCGTAGAGGTACAACTGGTGCTGATCAGTTGCTGGTGCCGGTTGGTGCTCGAAGCATTTCTACAGCTGGAGCATTTGTTGCAATAGTTGATGGAGTTGAATCCATTTACTATAATCCTGCCGGACTAGATATCTCTCCAAAGTCAGAGGTGATGTTTAGTTATATGAACTATATAGCGGACATCAATATGTCCTATTTAGCTGTAGGAACAAATCTTGGTGATTTTGGTTCTGTAGGATTGAGCCTAAAGTCTTTTGATGTTGGAGATATTCCTATTACGACAAATGAACTACCTGATGGAACAGGCAGTACTTATTCCCCTACATTCTTAACGATTGGTTTGACTTATTCAAAAACTTTAACTGATCGTGTGTCAATAGGTACAAATGTTAAATTTATTAATGAAACTATAGGCAATACATCGGCAAATGGATTTGCTATTGATGCAGGTGTACAATATAAATTTAACGATAACCTCTCAATTGGTGCGACCATAAATAATATTGGTCCAAATATGTCTTATGCCGGTCAAGATTTAAGAGTTCAAACTGGTGTTCCAGGTTCTGTTATTGGTGCACCAAATGGAACATATGAAGTTGTTGCTGAACCTTTCCAAATACCAAGTTATTTTCAGTTGAGTCTTGCTTATCAAGAAAACTTTGATGATCAGAATAGAATTAAACTTGCAAGTACGTTTGTTGCAAACAATTCTTTGGACGATGCTTTTAATTTTGGATTGGAATACAGTTACATCAATACTCTTTTTATAAGAGGTGGTTATAATCTGTACACTGAAAATTCTGATGAGTCAATCTATGGATTTACAGCAGGTGCAGGTGTAAATTATGAAATTGGCTCCGGAATGGCTGTAACGTTTGATTATGCATATAGAGATGTTAAAGAGTTCCCAACATCCAATCATATTTTTACCGTTAAATTAGCTTTCCAATAG
- a CDS encoding lysophospholipid acyltransferase family protein translates to MKNYLEYILFLLLSYLCRFLGLNLSRKFSSLISFFFFYLLPIRKDVVFNNLKNAFPEKPPGQINKIAYGSYKSFAITLVEILFLPWTSDEQIKKVVNFNNFHLIDKKEQEKNGVILLSGHFGNWEYCAISVGAQLNKKLSVIVKPQRNPLVNDWMNRARTKWTNEVVPLGASIRNVYTVLMKKGIVAMVADQRGPEDSIKLEFFGRKTAVYTGPAVLSLKMNVPILYGITIRQPDLSYHSEIVEIDREKLPDDYDEKVKVLSERMLKYLEDVIRKHPEQWLWMHRRWKH, encoded by the coding sequence TTGAAAAATTATTTAGAATATATACTGTTTTTACTCCTAAGCTATCTATGCCGATTTCTTGGACTAAATTTATCTAGGAAATTTTCATCTTTAATTTCTTTCTTTTTCTTTTATCTTTTACCAATCAGAAAAGATGTTGTTTTTAATAATCTTAAAAATGCTTTTCCAGAAAAACCCCCTGGTCAAATTAATAAAATAGCTTATGGTAGTTATAAAAGTTTTGCTATCACGTTAGTTGAGATTCTATTTTTACCGTGGACTTCAGATGAGCAGATAAAAAAGGTTGTTAATTTTAATAACTTTCATTTGATTGATAAAAAAGAACAAGAAAAAAATGGGGTTATTTTATTATCAGGGCATTTTGGTAATTGGGAGTATTGTGCTATTTCAGTCGGTGCACAGTTAAATAAAAAATTATCTGTTATAGTAAAACCACAACGCAATCCTTTAGTTAATGATTGGATGAACCGTGCACGTACTAAATGGACGAATGAAGTTGTTCCACTGGGTGCTTCGATTAGAAATGTTTACACTGTGCTTATGAAAAAAGGTATTGTGGCTATGGTTGCTGATCAGCGCGGTCCAGAGGATAGTATTAAGCTAGAATTTTTTGGGCGCAAAACAGCGGTATATACCGGCCCAGCTGTATTATCTCTTAAGATGAATGTTCCAATTCTTTACGGCATTACGATACGCCAGCCGGATCTTTCATATCATTCAGAAATTGTTGAAATAGATAGAGAAAAATTGCCAGATGATTATGATGAAAAAGTAAAAGTCTTATCAGAAAGAATGTTAAAGTATTTGGAAGATGTTATAAGAAAGCATCCCGAACAATGGTTATGGATGCACAGAAGATGGAAACATTGA
- a CDS encoding glycosyltransferase family 9 protein yields MSTEKILFIQTAFPGDAILTLPALKKVKDFFPNCSIDILCIPATKEIFTASPFVDNAIVIDKKGEQKSLRKTYQFIKQLKQNNYNKVYSFHRSLRTAFIVLLLEVRETYGFDSSMLMHVYKNLVKYDNSKHEVQRNLDLVGYHYDEENWKIIPEIRTDEQSIEKVKSFINEYQLENGFIAIAPNSVWNTKIYPAEYFEAIIQHFIDKKNKVVLIGGENDKSSNEKIASKFSSEIINSAGILSIIESIELLKRAKLLISNDSAPTHMGMCADIKVLTIYCSTVPNFGFYPYNKKSASISFDDLKCKPCGIHGHHNCPIKKFDCGMKLLPQEIIWKAEELLND; encoded by the coding sequence ATGAGTACTGAAAAAATATTATTTATACAGACGGCTTTTCCTGGTGATGCGATTCTTACATTGCCTGCGCTAAAAAAGGTCAAAGATTTTTTTCCTAATTGTTCAATTGATATCCTTTGTATCCCTGCAACTAAAGAGATCTTTACTGCTTCGCCTTTTGTGGATAATGCAATTGTGATCGATAAAAAAGGAGAGCAAAAATCATTAAGAAAAACTTACCAGTTTATTAAGCAGTTAAAGCAAAATAATTATAACAAAGTTTATTCATTCCACAGATCTTTACGAACAGCTTTTATAGTGCTTTTATTGGAAGTGAGAGAAACTTATGGTTTTGATAGTTCAATGTTGATGCATGTTTATAAGAATCTGGTTAAGTATGATAATTCCAAGCACGAAGTTCAAAGAAACCTGGATTTAGTTGGATATCATTATGATGAAGAAAATTGGAAAATAATTCCGGAGATTAGAACTGATGAACAATCAATTGAAAAAGTAAAATCTTTTATAAATGAATATCAATTAGAAAATGGTTTTATTGCGATAGCGCCCAACAGTGTTTGGAATACTAAAATATATCCAGCTGAATATTTTGAAGCAATTATACAACACTTTATAGATAAGAAAAATAAAGTGGTATTAATTGGTGGCGAAAATGATAAGTCGAGTAATGAAAAAATAGCTTCTAAATTTTCTAGTGAAATTATAAATTCTGCTGGTATTTTATCTATTATTGAAAGTATTGAACTACTTAAGCGAGCAAAACTTTTAATATCTAATGATAGTGCGCCGACTCATATGGGCATGTGTGCTGATATTAAAGTTCTAACAATTTATTGTTCAACAGTACCAAATTTTGGATTTTATCCATATAATAAAAAAAGTGCTTCAATCAGTTTTGATGATTTAAAGTGTAAACCTTGTGGAATTCATGGACATCATAATTGTCCTATAAAAAAATTTGACTGCGGTATGAAGCTTTTGCCGCAAGAAATAATTTGGAAAGCAGAGGAATTGTTAAATGACTGA